The following proteins are co-located in the Streptomyces sp. NBC_01198 genome:
- a CDS encoding acetate/propionate family kinase produces MSGATRVLVLNSGSSSVKYQLIDMADGQRLAAGVVERIGEPGGVADHARALRQAAVDLKARGLGLDSPELAAVGHRVVHGGTRFTAPTLITDEVLAGIEDLVPLAPLHNPANITGIKVARELRPDLPQVAVFDTAFHATLPEAAARYAIDLATADRYGIRRYGFHGTSHAYVSRATAALLGKEPTEVNVIVLHLGNGASASAVRGGVCVDTSMGLTPLEGLVMGTRSGDLDPAVVLHLERVAGMSTDEVDTLLNKKSGLLGLCGDNDMREIGRRMAAGDSAAQLAFDVYVHRIRRYVGAFTAVLGRVDAITFTAGVGENSAAVREAALSGLNNLGVTMDPLRNAVRGTAPRLVSADSSRIAVAVVPTDEELEIARETYALAEQDG; encoded by the coding sequence ATGAGCGGCGCGACACGGGTGCTGGTGCTGAACTCCGGCTCGTCGTCGGTGAAGTACCAGCTGATCGACATGGCGGACGGGCAGCGGCTGGCCGCCGGGGTGGTGGAGCGGATCGGCGAGCCCGGCGGGGTCGCCGACCACGCGCGGGCGCTGCGCCAGGCGGCGGTGGACCTCAAGGCCCGCGGTCTGGGCCTGGACTCCCCCGAGCTGGCCGCGGTCGGCCACCGGGTGGTGCACGGCGGCACCCGCTTCACCGCGCCGACGCTGATCACCGACGAGGTGCTGGCCGGCATCGAGGACCTGGTGCCGCTGGCGCCGCTGCACAACCCGGCGAACATCACCGGGATCAAGGTCGCCCGCGAGCTGCGGCCCGACCTGCCACAGGTCGCGGTCTTCGACACCGCCTTCCACGCCACCCTCCCCGAGGCCGCGGCCCGCTACGCCATCGACCTGGCCACCGCCGACCGCTACGGCATCCGCCGCTACGGCTTCCACGGCACCTCGCACGCCTACGTCTCACGAGCCACGGCGGCGCTGCTCGGCAAGGAGCCGACCGAGGTCAACGTGATCGTGCTGCACCTGGGCAACGGCGCCTCGGCCTCCGCGGTGCGCGGCGGGGTGTGCGTGGACACCTCGATGGGCCTGACCCCGCTGGAGGGCCTGGTGATGGGCACCCGCTCGGGCGACCTGGACCCGGCGGTGGTCCTCCACCTGGAGCGGGTGGCCGGTATGAGCACCGACGAGGTCGACACCCTGCTGAACAAGAAGTCCGGGCTGCTCGGCCTGTGCGGTGACAACGACATGCGGGAGATCGGCCGCCGGATGGCCGCGGGCGACAGCGCCGCCCAGCTGGCCTTCGACGTGTACGTGCACCGGATCCGCCGCTACGTCGGGGCCTTCACGGCGGTGCTCGGCCGGGTCGACGCGATCACCTTCACCGCGGGTGTCGGCGAGAATTCGGCTGCCGTTCGCGAAGCGGCTTTGTCGGGTCTTAACAATCTGGGTGTCACCATGGATCCGCTGCGCAACGCCGTGCGCGGCACGGCGCCCCGCCTGGTGTCGGCCGACTCGTCGCGGATCGCCGTGGCCGTCGTCCCCACCGACGAGGAGCTGGAGATCGCCCGTGAGACGTACGCACTGGCGGAACAGGATGGCTGA
- the pyk gene encoding pyruvate kinase produces MRRAKIVCTLGPAVDSYDQLKTLVEAGMNVARLNFSHGSHAEHEDRYQRVRKVAEETGRAVGVLADLQGPKIRLGKFADGPVELVAGDEFTITTEDVAGDKTVCGTTYKGLPGDVSQGDPILINDGNVALRVIEVDGARVRSLVVEGGVISDHKGINLPGASVNVPALSDKDIDDLRFALRMGVDMVALSFVRDAKDVRDVHRVMDEEGRRVPVIAKVEKPQAVNNMEDVVMAFDAVMVARGDLAVEYPLEQVPVVQKRLVELCRRNAKPVIVATQMMESMITNSRPTRAEASDVANAILDGADAVMLSAESSVGKYPVETVKTMARIVEAAEEELLCRGLQPLAPGKKPRTQGGAVARAAAELADFLDAKTLVAFTKSGDTARRLARYRVPEPVVAFTTDPATRNQLALTWGVEAFVVEHVDTTDDMVKIVDREMLKLSDYTDGDTVIITAGSPPGLPGTTNLVRVHHLGG; encoded by the coding sequence ATGCGCCGAGCCAAGATCGTCTGTACCCTGGGTCCCGCCGTTGACTCCTACGACCAGTTGAAGACACTGGTGGAGGCCGGCATGAACGTGGCCCGACTGAATTTCAGCCACGGCAGCCACGCCGAGCACGAGGACCGCTACCAGCGGGTGCGCAAGGTGGCCGAGGAGACCGGCAGGGCCGTCGGCGTACTCGCCGACCTGCAGGGTCCCAAGATCCGTCTGGGCAAGTTCGCCGACGGCCCGGTGGAGCTCGTCGCGGGTGACGAGTTCACCATCACCACCGAGGACGTCGCCGGTGACAAGACCGTCTGCGGGACGACGTACAAGGGCCTGCCCGGTGACGTCTCCCAGGGCGACCCGATCCTGATCAACGACGGCAACGTGGCGCTGCGCGTCATAGAGGTCGACGGCGCCCGGGTGCGGTCGCTGGTGGTCGAGGGCGGCGTCATCTCCGACCACAAGGGCATCAACCTGCCGGGCGCCTCGGTGAACGTGCCCGCGCTGTCCGACAAGGACATCGACGACCTGCGGTTCGCGCTGCGGATGGGCGTCGACATGGTGGCGCTGTCCTTCGTGCGCGACGCCAAGGACGTCCGCGACGTGCACCGGGTGATGGACGAGGAGGGCCGCCGGGTCCCCGTCATCGCCAAGGTGGAGAAGCCGCAGGCGGTCAACAACATGGAGGACGTCGTCATGGCGTTCGACGCCGTGATGGTGGCCCGCGGCGACCTGGCGGTGGAGTACCCGCTGGAGCAGGTGCCGGTGGTGCAGAAGCGGCTGGTGGAGCTCTGCCGCCGCAACGCCAAGCCGGTGATCGTGGCGACCCAGATGATGGAGTCGATGATCACCAACTCCCGGCCCACCCGAGCCGAGGCCTCCGACGTGGCCAACGCGATCCTGGACGGCGCCGACGCGGTGATGCTCTCCGCGGAGTCCTCGGTCGGCAAGTATCCGGTCGAGACCGTCAAGACGATGGCCCGTATCGTCGAGGCGGCCGAGGAGGAGCTGCTGTGCCGCGGCCTGCAGCCGCTGGCCCCCGGCAAGAAGCCCCGCACGCAGGGCGGCGCCGTCGCCCGCGCCGCGGCCGAGCTGGCCGACTTCCTGGACGCCAAGACGCTGGTCGCCTTCACCAAGTCCGGTGACACCGCCCGCCGGCTGGCCCGCTACCGGGTGCCCGAGCCGGTGGTCGCCTTCACCACCGACCCGGCGACCCGCAACCAGCTCGCGCTGACCTGGGGCGTCGAGGCCTTCGTCGTCGAGCACGTGGACACCACCGACGACATGGTCAAGATCGTCGACCGCGAGATGCTCAAGCTCTCCGACTACACAGACGGCGACACGGTCATCATCACCGCCGGCTCCCCTCCCGGCCTCCCGGGCACGACCAACCTGGTCCGGGTCCACCACCTGGGCGGCTGA